Genomic segment of Paenibacillus macerans:
TTGCACGCCTCTCATAGCCATCTCTCCTTACACTTCGATGATTTCGTAGCTGTCCAGCTTAACGGTTCGGGCCACGCGCGAAAGCTGCATTTTCAGAATCGGGTTTTTGACAATGCGCAGCGTCACTTTTTTGAAGCCGTCTTTTTTGTAGAGGGCAAAGCATCCTTCCAGAAGCGGCAGTGAATCCGGCGCGGAGACGTTCAGTTTGGTGCAGTCGATGTCGATTTCATACTCCGGTACGGAAATGGTTGAAATCGCTTTGCTATAAGCCTCGATGGACGCTTGTCCGTCTTCGGGCGAAAAGGTTCCTTCTACATCGGCGTGAAATACTTTGGCGGATTGATCGATTTTAATATTAAAGCTTCCCATTGGATGTGGTTCCTCCTGTAATCGTTGATAGTTAAAAATTAAAAAAATTACTTTTTCAGCGCCTTCAGACGATCGAGAATCGGCGCCGGCTCGCTGCCATCGGTATTCACCTCGATCAGGCAAGGGCCTGCCATTTCCCGGACGAATCCCGGGATTTCGTCCATATCCTCCAGCCGGTCCACGGACATCGTCCGGATTCCGGCCGTCCGCATCATGTCGGCGATGGATATCCGCTCCTGCTTATAGTCCGGCATCGTGCGGTTGTACAGAAATTTTTGCCCGCGTTCGACATAGGAAAGCATAGCGTTATTGATGATGATATAGGTGATAGGCAGCTTGTACTCCTTGGCCGTAAGCACTTCGGAACCGTTCATGAAAAACGAACCGTCGCCGGCGATCACCGCGACCGGACGGCTTGAATCGGCCAGATAGAGTCCCGGTCCGCCGGCCATCGCCGAGCCCATCGCTCCGTAGTTTAGATTGATTTCAAAGTCTCCGCCCGCGGGGACTTCCAGATACTTCAGCACGAAGTTGGTGAATTCCCCGATATCGCACACATAACGCGTATCCCGCGGCATGACCTTGGACAGCTTCTCCAAAAACAGCCGCAGCGACAAGCCGGTATGATTGAGTTCATAAGGTTCGTTAAGCGGCAGCGGCTTTTTGAAAGCTCCTGGCGCAGGCTGAGCCTGCCGGAGAAGATAGGGGACCGCGTCCTGGAGATCGGCGACCACCGCCGCGTCCGTTTTGAAGACCTTCCCCGGCTCTTTGCCGTCGCGGTCGATATGGATCACTTTGCGTCCGGCCACAAGCGCTTCGTTGAAATTGCAGGTAGAGGCTTCCCCAAGGCTTGTTCCCAAGATGACCAGGCACGAAGCCGGGGAAGCGTTGACGTATTCAAACGCCGCGTCGGTGCTGGAAAACCCGTAATTCCCCAGGTTAAGGGGGAAGTCGGCGGGGATGATTCCTTTTGCCGACGGCGTCGTAATGATGGGCCACTGCAGCCGCTCGCTAAGGCGCATAATCTCTTCGGCTGCGGCGCGCCCGCCGCGTCCGACCATGATGAGTCCATGCTCCGCTTCGTTCAGCAGGGCAGCCGCCCGGTCCAACTCCGCCGGATCGAACGGAATCCGCTGAAGCAGCGCGGGATCCGGGGCGGCGGGAAGGCTGGGGGGCGCTTCCATCCGCTGCACATCGATCGGCACGGAAATATGTACTGGCCCGAAAGGAGGTGTAAGGGCGATCCTTACCGCCTTGTCCAGCTCGGCCATGACTTCCGTTTCGTTCATGACCGTGTTGCTGTATTTGGTGATCGGTCTGACGATATGCTGGGCGTCCATCTCCTGGATGGCACCTTTGCCGATCTGCCACCGGTTTACGTAGCCGGTAATCACGAGCAGCGGAGCTTTGGCCCGCATGGCGTCGGCGATCCCGTTCATCATGTTCGCTACGCCTACCGCCCCGGCGCCGGCGCAAACGGCCAGCTTCCCGGAGGTGCTGGCATATCTCGCCGCCATATAAGCCGCTCCAGCTTCATTTTTCGTAATGATCGGCTTCATATCGACATCGATCAACGCATCGTAAATCGGACCGATGATTCCTGCCGGAATCCCAAAAATACAATCCACTCCGGTTTCCTTCAAATACTTGAGTATGGCTTCGGCTATGTTCATATTCCGGATATCTCCTTATCCTAGTGTTGAAACGCATCTCTGTATTCGTTCACCAGTGCTTCCGCACGTTCGATCTCCTCGGCGGAGAAAAAATGCAGCTTGCCTATCGAGGCGACAACGACAATCCCCTGTACCGCGCCGTCCTGCATGACGGGAATAACCATGATGCTGTCGATCCCGAACAGAAAAAACTCATCGGCCGACCTGGGATCGTTTTTGACGTCCTGGACCACTGCCGCCGTTTGGGGATGGGCCATCAGTTCGCGAAGCAGGCGGTCATGTTCGATATAGACCGGATTTTGCGCATGTACGCTTTTCCACCGCTCCACGCCAAGGTGATCCGTTTTCGTTTTCAACACCGGGTTCAAGCGGCCTTCCCTGATTTCGTGATAGGCGATATCGGCCACGCCGGTCAGGCGTTCCAGCGCTTCAAACAGCAAAGCTAATCGTTCCATGTCCATCCTCCTCGCTTGCTAGATTGAGTATCTGTTTAATAGGGACTTCAGTTTTTCGGCTTCCGTCTCGAGCTGCTTGGAAGATTCGAGCGTTTCTTCCATGGCGGTCAACTGTTCTTCCGAGCAAGCCATGATCTCCTTGGTCCCGGCCAGATTGACCTCGGTAATCTCGAGCGTCTGTCTTACGGAGTCCATGATTTGTTCCGTGCTTGCGCTGATCTGCTGCGTCACCGCGGAAACTTCCTGAACCCGGGTGGACACCTGCTCGGCCAAATGCACGATTTGCTGGAACGAATCGCCGGCGGAGGTAACGAGGACGCTTCCGGTCTCGACCTCGGCCATGACCCGTTTCATCGCTTCGATCGATTGATCGGAGCCTGTGCGGATATGGCCGGCCATCTCGGCGATGTCCTTGGCCGATGCCGCCGATTGCTCGGCAAGCTTGCGGATTTCGCCCGCGACCACTGCGAACCCTTTGCCGTATTCGCCCGCTCTTGCGGCCTCGATAGCCGCGTTTAATGCCAGCAAATTGATTTGACTGGAAATTTCCGAGATCAGCAGAGTGACCTTGTCGATTTCTTCCGTCCGCTCGCCGAGTTGGTTTACGGTTTGCGACGAAGCGACCGTGGTTTCGTAAATTTTGCTCATTTGGTCAACCAGGCGGTCGATGCCTTCATTGCCCGCATTCGCCTGAGCCGCGGCCTCGGTCGCTTCCTCCGCCACACCTTGCGCTGACAGGGCGATGTGCTCCATGCCTTTTCCGACTTCTTCAAGCATCAAATGGTTGTTCCGTGCACTTTCGACGAGCTGCTCGCTACCTTCGGAAATCATTTTGATCGATTCCGTGACCCCTACAACGAGGTCGTTGCAAAACTCCATATTGCCCGTCAAGTCCCGCGACGTATCGGCTACCTTGGCCGACATGTCCTGCATTTGCCCGGCCGCTTCCCTTAATTGGGCGCCGATCAGCTTCAGGTGGCCGGCCAGTTCGCTGAATTCGTCCATCACCTGGACGTCGCCGTCGAAGGCTAAATCGCCTTCCGTCATGGCTTTGGTCCGCTCGGCCATTTTTTGGAACGATTTGTCGAGCAGCCCGGCAATCAGCACGGCCTCCCCCGCGCCGATCAAGGCAAACAGGGCGATCATCAGCGCGGCGGCCCAGACGTTCATCAGTCCAAGCAGACAGAAGATCAGAACGAGCACGATCGCCAGCACCGCAAGCGGTCCGGCAATCAGCAACAACAACTTGCGGGCTAAGCCTTTACCGAAATGGGATAATTTCAAGTTACTTACTCCTTTGCTGTCACTCTAATACCCTTAGCAGCTGCCGTTTTCCGTGTTTCGCCGTTTTAACTTTTTTAGAAGCAGGTCCCCTCCTTCCTTGTCCGAAGCTTCGCCGCGACGTTTTAACCTGGCCCCAAGCCCTAATTGAAACCAAAAAAAGACTTTCGCGAAGAAAGTCCGGCGGCCAACAAGCCATGATTCGGCATAAGGTTGGCATCCCGGCGGTCATGATTCCGTTAAGAATTTTAGATCCGTGGCTTTGCGTCCCTGCCTTTCGGCCAGGTTTGCGATTTACATCCTATTCCTTGTATTTGGTTGTGAATGATGGGAGAGTGAAGTCGCGGCGCTCCCACAGATTAGGAATATATTACTTATATCGGAAAGCGGGCCCTGATATTTCATAAAATTTTCGGCAAATTCAAAAAATTTTCAATAATAGGGGACTATAAGGGGATGACTTTGGCTCTAGAAAAAGAAGGTAAAATATGGGTCTAATAGGAATAATGTACTATATATCCTATTTTAGATTCAAGGTATTGATGGCGACCTATCGCATACGGCTGGGTTCAGTTTTCCTGGAAAGGCTTAGGTGTTCGAAGCAAAATTGGGTTCGCAGAAAATCTAACGGTTGTAATAGCGGCTATTTGACGAAAAAAGCCCTGTTCAAAATTTTAACGGTTGTGAGAAGCGTTATATGCCTGAATCTAAGCAAAATGAGCCGGATTTCAGTGAAATAAGCGCTATGGCAACCGTTACAATTTGAAATCAACGTTTTTTGAGCGAATAGCGGTTGTGGCAACCGTTAGATTAGTTGTGGCTAGAGAATTAATGCAACGCTAGTGCCGAGTAAGGTCGTCCGGTGTCCGTTAGATTCTGAAAGCCGGCGATTTCGCCGAAATAAAGGCGTCTCGGTCCGTCGCCAGGATCCAGCGGGAGAGCTCACCGGGCTTGCTTAAGCGAAAATAAAACCGCCGGACGGTCAAGCTAAACAAGGAGTTAGCCTGCCATCCAGGCGTTAATTAAAGCAGCGCCCCCGCCGTTTGGTCAGCTCCGCTCCAGAATGGTAGCCAGCGTTGTGCGGTCGAGCCCTTTGACGAGCCGGATCAGCAGCTCCTTGGCGGCCGCGTAGTCGTCGGTATGGATGATGGACGACGAGGTGTGGATATAACGCGAGCAGATGCCGATCACGCCCGAAGGCACGCCGATGCCGCTCAAATGAACCGGACCGGCGTCGGTTCCGCCTGTGGATACAAAATATTGGTATTTGATGCGGTGCGTATCGGCCGTGTCCCGGATATACTCGACCAGCCCCCGATGCGTCAGCATCGTCGGGTCGAACACCCGCAGCAAAGCGCCTTCGCCCAGCTTGCCGAAGGCCCGTTTGTCGCCGGTCATATCGTTTGCGGCGCTGGCGTCCAGCGCAAAGAAGATGTCCGGCTGGATCAAATTGGCCGCCGTGCGCGCTCCCCGCGTGCCCAGCTCCTCCTGCACATTGGCTCCGCAGTACAACACGTTGGGCAGTTTTTCCCCATGCAAAGCTTCCAGCAGCTCGATCGCCAAACCGACGCCGTACCGGTTGTCCCAGGCTTTGGCCATGATTTTTTTCGGGTTGACGAGCGGAGTAAATTCACAGATCGGCAAAATCTGCTGCCCGATCTGCACGCCGGCCGCTTCCGCTTCCTCGCGGCTGTCGGCGCCGATATCCAGGTACATCGCTTTCAGGTCGACCGGTTTGCCGCGCTGCGCTTCATCGAGCAGATGGGGAGGCGTCGATCCGACCACGCCGACGATCTTCCCTTTCGGCGTAACGATCTGCAGGCGCTGCGCCAATACCGCCTGGCTCCACCAGCCCCCGAGCGGCTGAAAAGACACCATACCGTTATCGCTAATGCCGGTCGTGATGAAGCCTACCTCGTCAAAATGCCCGGCGACCATGACCCGCGGTCCCTGCTCATCGCCGCGCAGTACCCCAAACAAACTGCCGAGCCGGTCTTGAACGAACTCCTGCGTAAAAGCGGACATTTTCTCCTTCACCAAGGCGCGCAGCTCCCGCTCAAACCCGGGGGCCGCCGGAAATTCGGTCAGCTGTTTAAACAGCTGCTGCGTTTTTTCATTCATCTTGTTTCTCTCCTTTTTTTCCTGCAAATGGCAAGGCCATACGCTTTCTACATTTAGTATGAACCACCTTGTTCCGATTGTCCATGCGCCTGAAAAGGCCTGTTCTTTTGCCGCCGGGCCAAGCACCAAATTCGCGGCGGCGCATATACTTTAGCAAGCAAGGGGCCAAATAAGGGAGGCAAAAAAATGGAACTCCGCTCCATGGATTGGCTGTTGATCTGTCTTCTCTTTATTCTGCTGGTCATCATTCTTTTGTACCTTTAAAAACAAATAGGACGCCTTGGACGCCAGTTCCGTTGTTTGACGCTAATTGTTTTACCCAAAACCCGGTGTCCCGAACCCGCCAGAGCGATCTTTGGCGGGTTTTGTTTTGTTCGCCGCTTGCCGCTATGGATGATTTACCAAACATAACAAGCCAGTCGCTGACAAATAATGAATATACCGTGCTTATAAGGCATGAGCAGAAAAAGGAGGGATACCGTTGCCAACAAAAAGTAAACCGGGCGCCCGGGTGAAGCTGAACCATCTGCTGCTGACGGAAGAGGAGTACAAGCAGGTTGCCGACCAGCACAAGCCGAAGACAAACATCTTTGCCAATTGTCTCAAAGCTTTTCTGGTCGGCGGTTTCATTTGTCTGATCGGACAAGGTATCCAGCAGTTGTTCATGACGTTTGCCGGGATGACGTCAAGGGAGGCGAGCAGTCCGACCGCCGCCGTGCTGATTTTGATTTCCGTCATTCTCACCTCGCTTGGGGTATACGATAAAATCGCGCAATGGGCCGGAGCGGGCACCGCCGTTCCCGTCACGGGCTTCGCCAACTCGATGTGCTCCTCCGCCCTCGAATCCAGGGCGGAAGGGCTGGTGCTTGGCGTTGGGGCCAACATGTTCAAGCTGGCGGGATCGGTGGTCGTGTTTGGCGTGGTGGCCGCTTTTATCGTAGGGGTGGTTTATGCGATTTTCGGTTTGGAGGGGGGCCACTGATGCTAATTGGCGCACAAACTTGGGAGTTTCGGTCCAAACCGGCGATCGTCGGGGCGGCCACGGTCGTCGGTCCCGAGGAAGGGGGCGGACCGCTCGGCGGGACTTTTGATTTCGTGTACGACAATCTGGAAATCGACGAAAAGACGTGGGAAAAGGCCGAACGCAAGCTGCTCGAGCATGCCTCCGCCCTCGCCCTGGTCAACGCGGGGATCGCCCGGGAGGAGTTGTCCTGCTTTGTCGGCGGCGATTTGATGAATCAGATCATCTCCGCCACGTTCGCGGCCAGGACCATCGCCGCTCCGTACCTCGGCGTCTTCGGGGCCTGCTCCACTTCCATGGAGGGCCTGGCGCTGGCCGCGCTGATTACGGATAGCGGAGCCGGACGGTACGTGATGGCCGGCACGGCAAGCCATAACTGCACGGCGGAGAAGCAGTTCCGTTATCCGACGGAATACGGCTCGCAGAAACCGGGGACGGCTCAATATACGATAACCGGGTCAGGATGCGCCGTCGTGTCTTCGCAAGGCCGGGGGCCGCGGATCACACATGCCACGATCGGGCGAATCCAGGACCTCGGCGTGAAGGACCCGTTCAACATGGGGGCGGCGATGGCGCCCGCGGCCGCGGATACGCTGGTCTCCCATTTCCGCGACACCGGGCGGGGGCCGGAAGATTACGATTTAATCGTCACGGGGGACCTCGCCTCGGTCGGACATGCCATTGTCAAAGATATTTTGGCCAAAGACGGCGTACCGATGGATAAGACGGAATTTAACGATTGCGGGCTGATGATCTACGACCGCGGCAAACAGCCCTTCGTTATGGCCGGAGGCAGCGGCTGCGGCTGTTCCGCCGTGGTCGCCTACGGTTCGATTTTGCAAAAATTAAAAAACAAAGAGCTCGGCCGCGTGCTGGTCGTTGCCACCGGAGCGCTTTTGTCCCCGCTGTCCTATCAGCAGGGGGAAAGCATTCCCTGCATCGCCCATGCGGTCGCTCTGGAAAAGGAGGAAAGCGAATCATGATTTATGTTTGGGCGTTTGTAATCGGCGGGTTGATTTGCGTTGTCGGGCAGCTGATGTTCGACGTGCTTAAATTGACGCCGGCGCATACGATGAGCACGCTGGTCGTTGTGGGGGCAATCATGGACGGTTTGGGCTGGTACGATCCGCTTGTCAAATTCGCCGGGGCGGGGGCTTCCGTGCCGATCACCAGCTTCGGGAACTCGCTTGTTCACGGGGCGCTGACCGAACTTCAGCAACAGGGCTGGATCGGGGTCATTACCGGTATTTTCGAAGTCACCAGCGCGGGGATTTCTTCAGCGATCATCTTCTCCTTCCTGGCGGCCTTGGTCGTCCGGCCCAAAGGCTAGGAAATAAATAACAATCAGGCTTTTTGCGGGCCGGCGAGTGTACTCCCAATCTATCTTCATGTAAAATAGGTAGATATATACAGGGTTCTATTTGGGAGGGAAAAATACGTGCCCGTACAACAGCAATCGATTCGAACTTTAACCGCCGTAAAAAATAATTTGGAATCGTGCATTTTAGGAAAATCTTTTGAAATCCATCTCCTGCTCTCCGCGCTGCTTGCCGGCGGACATGTATTAATCGAGGATGTCCCGGGTACGGGGAAAACGCAGCTGATCAAAGCCCTGGCCAAGTCCATGCGCGGCGATTACCGGCGGATTCAATGCAATCCCGACATTTTGCCCAGCGACATTACGGGCGTATCGGTGTTTCATCCCCATGAGGAACGGTTCGTATTCCGGCCCGGGCCGGTGATGACCAATATTTTGCTGGCCGACGAAATCAACCGGGCGACCACGAAAACGCAGTCCGCGCTGCTGGAAGTGATGGAGGAGCGGAGCGTGACCGCCGACGGCATCACTTATGAGCTGCCGCGGCCTTTCATGCTGTGCGCGACCCAGAATCCGATCGATTTTGAAGGAACATACATGCTTCCGGAGGCTCAATTGGACCGGTTTATGCTGAAGATCGGGCTCGGTTACCCCGATGCGGCCACCGAAAAATCGCTGCTCCGTTCCCACAGCCAGGGGCAGCCGGCCGATCAGCTGCAGCCGGTGACGACGATGGAAGAAATCGCGGCCATTCAGCAAGAAATCCGCGATGTGTATCTCAGTGAAGCGCTGGCCGATTACCTGCTGGACATCGTCCGCCGTACGCGCGAGCATCAAGACGTGTTGCTCGGAGCTTCGCCGCGCGCTTCGCTGGCTTTCGTGGCGGCCGCCAAAGCGTACGCTTTTTTGCAGGAGCGGGATTATGTACTGCCGGATGACATCAAGACGCTCGCGCCGTACGTGCTCGGCCACCGGATTTTGCTCCGTCCGGAATCCCGGCTAGGGCAAGTCCATGCCGCCCAGGTTCTGGAGCAAATCATGCGGCAGGTCCAGGTGCCGCTATCCGTAGGGCGGTAACTATGCGGGAGTTTCTCGAAGGAGTTAAAGCGGGTCTTGCCAGCCGGAAATTTTGGAGAGTGGCCGCCGTATGGCTGATCTGTCTCCTGTACGTTTTGTTTCAGGGCGGCAAGACTTCGTTTATGTTGTTGATGATGGTATCGGTGCTGGCCGCTTATTGGGCGATCGGCGGGCTTGGCGGCGTGAAGCGGATCCGGGGCTCGCGGAATTTATCGCTCGAAGAACGCGGCGGAGTGCTGCAAGCGGGCCAGCAGGTGCTCGTCAGGCTTAGGCTGCAGCTCCCGGCGTTTATGCCGCTGCCTTACCTCGTCATCCGCGAGACGCTGAAGCGCCACAACGGCGACACCTGGGCGTTTGAAGACAGTGTGGTTCCGTACTTTCGCGGACGCGCGGAACTGGTGTACAAGACGCCCCCGCTTGAGCGGGGGAAATACGTATTTGCCGGCACGACCTGCAGCGCCGAGGATATTTTCGGTTTGATGGAGCATACGGGGACGGTGCAGTCCGGCGGGGAGTTCCGCATCTTGCCGCGCACCGTGTTCATCCCGCATTGGGAGCTGTACAGCCGCAATTCGCGTCTGGCCGGGCCGGAGACGGCCATCTCCCTTTCGCGGCGGGAAACGACGCAGATTAACGGGGTACGCGACTACGTCTACGGCGACCGGATCTCCCGGATTCATTGGAACGCGACGGCCAAAACCGGTTCGTGGAAGTCCAAGGAGTTCGAGCATGAGTCGCTGCCGAAGACGGTTTTGCTGCTCGACGCCCATACGGCCAGCTATGCGGGCGCAGCCCAGTTTGAGCTGGCCGTGTCGGCGGCCGCCTCTTTGCTGGAGTATGGAGCTAGGGCGCGGATCAGCATGGGCATGGGCACGATGGGCAAAACGTTTCGCCTCTTTGCGCCCGCCGAAGGTTCTCTGGAACGCGAGCAGATGATCCATCATCTCGTGGACATCGACGCGGACGGTTACGGCAACCCTCTCGACAAGCTGGAATCGCATAAAGAATGGTTTCCGCCGGGGGCGTTTTTTATTCTCATCAGCCCGCTGGCCGATGAGAAGGCGCTGGGCATGCTGCGTTGGGCCAAAACGCGGCAAATGGTGCCGTATC
This window contains:
- a CDS encoding thiamine pyrophosphate-binding protein, whose amino-acid sequence is MNIAEAILKYLKETGVDCIFGIPAGIIGPIYDALIDVDMKPIITKNEAGAAYMAARYASTSGKLAVCAGAGAVGVANMMNGIADAMRAKAPLLVITGYVNRWQIGKGAIQEMDAQHIVRPITKYSNTVMNETEVMAELDKAVRIALTPPFGPVHISVPIDVQRMEAPPSLPAAPDPALLQRIPFDPAELDRAAALLNEAEHGLIMVGRGGRAAAEEIMRLSERLQWPIITTPSAKGIIPADFPLNLGNYGFSSTDAAFEYVNASPASCLVILGTSLGEASTCNFNEALVAGRKVIHIDRDGKEPGKVFKTDAAVVADLQDAVPYLLRQAQPAPGAFKKPLPLNEPYELNHTGLSLRLFLEKLSKVMPRDTRYVCDIGEFTNFVLKYLEVPAGGDFEINLNYGAMGSAMAGGPGLYLADSSRPVAVIAGDGSFFMNGSEVLTAKEYKLPITYIIINNAMLSYVERGQKFLYNRTMPDYKQERISIADMMRTAGIRTMSVDRLEDMDEIPGFVREMAGPCLIEVNTDGSEPAPILDRLKALKK
- a CDS encoding GAF domain-containing protein, translating into MERLALLFEALERLTGVADIAYHEIREGRLNPVLKTKTDHLGVERWKSVHAQNPVYIEHDRLLRELMAHPQTAAVVQDVKNDPRSADEFFLFGIDSIMVIPVMQDGAVQGIVVVASIGKLHFFSAEEIERAEALVNEYRDAFQH
- a CDS encoding methyl-accepting chemotaxis protein, whose translation is MKLSHFGKGLARKLLLLIAGPLAVLAIVLVLIFCLLGLMNVWAAALMIALFALIGAGEAVLIAGLLDKSFQKMAERTKAMTEGDLAFDGDVQVMDEFSELAGHLKLIGAQLREAAGQMQDMSAKVADTSRDLTGNMEFCNDLVVGVTESIKMISEGSEQLVESARNNHLMLEEVGKGMEHIALSAQGVAEEATEAAAQANAGNEGIDRLVDQMSKIYETTVASSQTVNQLGERTEEIDKVTLLISEISSQINLLALNAAIEAARAGEYGKGFAVVAGEIRKLAEQSAASAKDIAEMAGHIRTGSDQSIEAMKRVMAEVETGSVLVTSAGDSFQQIVHLAEQVSTRVQEVSAVTQQISASTEQIMDSVRQTLEITEVNLAGTKEIMACSEEQLTAMEETLESSKQLETEAEKLKSLLNRYSI
- a CDS encoding M42 family metallopeptidase, translating into MNEKTQQLFKQLTEFPAAPGFERELRALVKEKMSAFTQEFVQDRLGSLFGVLRGDEQGPRVMVAGHFDEVGFITTGISDNGMVSFQPLGGWWSQAVLAQRLQIVTPKGKIVGVVGSTPPHLLDEAQRGKPVDLKAMYLDIGADSREEAEAAGVQIGQQILPICEFTPLVNPKKIMAKAWDNRYGVGLAIELLEALHGEKLPNVLYCGANVQEELGTRGARTAANLIQPDIFFALDASAANDMTGDKRAFGKLGEGALLRVFDPTMLTHRGLVEYIRDTADTHRIKYQYFVSTGGTDAGPVHLSGIGVPSGVIGICSRYIHTSSSIIHTDDYAAAKELLIRLVKGLDRTTLATILERS
- the spoVAC gene encoding stage V sporulation protein AC, with translation MPTKSKPGARVKLNHLLLTEEEYKQVADQHKPKTNIFANCLKAFLVGGFICLIGQGIQQLFMTFAGMTSREASSPTAAVLILISVILTSLGVYDKIAQWAGAGTAVPVTGFANSMCSSALESRAEGLVLGVGANMFKLAGSVVVFGVVAAFIVGVVYAIFGLEGGH
- the spoVAD gene encoding stage V sporulation protein AD gives rise to the protein MLIGAQTWEFRSKPAIVGAATVVGPEEGGGPLGGTFDFVYDNLEIDEKTWEKAERKLLEHASALALVNAGIAREELSCFVGGDLMNQIISATFAARTIAAPYLGVFGACSTSMEGLALAALITDSGAGRYVMAGTASHNCTAEKQFRYPTEYGSQKPGTAQYTITGSGCAVVSSQGRGPRITHATIGRIQDLGVKDPFNMGAAMAPAAADTLVSHFRDTGRGPEDYDLIVTGDLASVGHAIVKDILAKDGVPMDKTEFNDCGLMIYDRGKQPFVMAGGSGCGCSAVVAYGSILQKLKNKELGRVLVVATGALLSPLSYQQGESIPCIAHAVALEKEESES
- the spoVAE gene encoding stage V sporulation protein AE, whose protein sequence is MIYVWAFVIGGLICVVGQLMFDVLKLTPAHTMSTLVVVGAIMDGLGWYDPLVKFAGAGASVPITSFGNSLVHGALTELQQQGWIGVITGIFEVTSAGISSAIIFSFLAALVVRPKG
- a CDS encoding AAA family ATPase, producing the protein MPVQQQSIRTLTAVKNNLESCILGKSFEIHLLLSALLAGGHVLIEDVPGTGKTQLIKALAKSMRGDYRRIQCNPDILPSDITGVSVFHPHEERFVFRPGPVMTNILLADEINRATTKTQSALLEVMEERSVTADGITYELPRPFMLCATQNPIDFEGTYMLPEAQLDRFMLKIGLGYPDAATEKSLLRSHSQGQPADQLQPVTTMEEIAAIQQEIRDVYLSEALADYLLDIVRRTREHQDVLLGASPRASLAFVAAAKAYAFLQERDYVLPDDIKTLAPYVLGHRILLRPESRLGQVHAAQVLEQIMRQVQVPLSVGR
- a CDS encoding DUF58 domain-containing protein, which encodes MREFLEGVKAGLASRKFWRVAAVWLICLLYVLFQGGKTSFMLLMMVSVLAAYWAIGGLGGVKRIRGSRNLSLEERGGVLQAGQQVLVRLRLQLPAFMPLPYLVIRETLKRHNGDTWAFEDSVVPYFRGRAELVYKTPPLERGKYVFAGTTCSAEDIFGLMEHTGTVQSGGEFRILPRTVFIPHWELYSRNSRLAGPETAISLSRRETTQINGVRDYVYGDRISRIHWNATAKTGSWKSKEFEHESLPKTVLLLDAHTASYAGAAQFELAVSAAASLLEYGARARISMGMGTMGKTFRLFAPAEGSLEREQMIHHLVDIDADGYGNPLDKLESHKEWFPPGAFFILISPLADEKALGMLRWAKTRQMVPYHIQIGRGNSAGAQPRANRSQPSAWQRTLREQGLGGVQIAALGELPAAMGGAKL